From candidate division KSB1 bacterium, the proteins below share one genomic window:
- a CDS encoding TrkA C-terminal domain-containing protein, protein MDVFEKLKSSISDFSKVSAETAREGIEKLSEKSTEFIVLNKAKMEKKSIEKKIEDSYTELGNEFHAMYNSKKLKKSSSDLKEFSDKIDEYKAELHKQKIEIHELYSKLSPETLKKEKINSLTELLDDGGCTIEQLRIEKNSPIAGKRLKNIKLPKQVLVGVVQRGDETIIPDGTFGFQVADQITLLGKKNDVENTIKKFNPPKE, encoded by the coding sequence ATGGATGTCTTTGAAAAACTCAAATCCTCAATATCGGATTTTTCAAAAGTGAGTGCAGAAACAGCCCGAGAAGGTATTGAGAAATTAAGTGAAAAATCCACCGAATTCATTGTACTTAATAAAGCTAAAATGGAAAAAAAATCAATCGAAAAAAAGATAGAGGATTCATACACCGAATTGGGCAATGAATTTCATGCTATGTACAATTCCAAGAAGTTAAAGAAATCATCGTCTGACTTAAAGGAGTTCTCAGATAAAATCGATGAATATAAAGCCGAACTGCACAAACAAAAAATCGAAATTCATGAACTGTATTCAAAACTTTCTCCGGAGACTCTAAAAAAAGAGAAAATTAATTCTTTAACAGAACTCCTGGATGACGGCGGCTGTACAATCGAACAGTTAAGAATCGAAAAAAATTCGCCAATTGCCGGCAAACGATTAAAAAACATCAAGTTACCCAAGCAAGTATTGGTAGGGGTTGTACAGCGTGGTGACGAAACAATTATTCCGGATGGCACTTTTGGTTTTCAAGTTGCGGATCAAATCACACTACTGGGCAAAAAAAACGATGTAGAAAACACGATAAAAAAATTTAACCCCCCAAAAGAATAA
- a CDS encoding UDPGP type 1 family protein, translated as MSSEQKIDYSKTLEKYRSYSQEHVLSRWSNLSTEQRRTLLQQLSNVDLELIQNLVEKYILNGLQKTETEVKFSPPEVISIPQTHEELEIAKTAVQYGEGIIRSGKVGLVLVAGGQGTRLGFPGPKGKYPMTPIKNKSLFQIHAEKILALSRRYQTNLPWYIMTSESNDDETKSFFAENSYFGLNQSDIFFFQQNMIPGVNESGKLLLQSQHRIFTNPDGHGGTLGALRNSGALKDMADRGLEQLYYFQVDNVLLKICDPVFVGYHTKANSDMSCKIVQKKNPEEKVGVVGYSNEKLTVIEYSDLPKELKFARNEDGSLIYGAGNIAVHMLAHSFIEKLTNGSLSLPFHLAHKKIPYLNESGEKINPDEPNGYKFETFIFDALQYAANPVVMEVNRKEEFSPVKNTNGDNSKLTANQAMCNLFGSWFEKAGFDVPRDTATGNVLGKVEISPLYALDENEFVNKAHSELQYNDGLYLG; from the coding sequence TTGAGTTCTGAGCAAAAAATTGACTATTCAAAGACGTTAGAAAAATACCGCTCTTACAGTCAAGAACATGTTTTGAGTCGATGGTCCAATTTATCCACAGAACAGCGAAGAACTTTACTGCAACAGTTAAGCAATGTTGATTTGGAGCTGATTCAAAATTTAGTTGAAAAATATATCCTGAATGGACTGCAAAAAACAGAGACAGAAGTAAAATTCTCCCCACCGGAAGTTATTTCAATTCCTCAAACTCATGAAGAGCTGGAAATTGCTAAAACCGCAGTCCAATACGGTGAAGGAATTATTCGGTCGGGCAAGGTTGGTTTGGTTTTGGTTGCCGGAGGCCAGGGAACTCGACTCGGATTTCCGGGACCAAAGGGAAAATATCCTATGACCCCGATTAAAAACAAGAGCCTCTTCCAAATTCATGCAGAGAAGATTTTGGCGCTTTCGAGAAGATATCAAACAAACCTGCCATGGTATATTATGACAAGTGAAAGTAACGATGATGAAACAAAGTCTTTTTTTGCAGAAAACTCTTACTTTGGCTTGAATCAATCGGATATATTCTTTTTTCAGCAAAATATGATTCCGGGAGTAAACGAATCAGGCAAGTTATTATTGCAATCCCAACACAGAATTTTTACTAATCCCGATGGCCATGGCGGAACTCTTGGTGCATTAAGAAACAGCGGCGCGCTTAAAGATATGGCGGATCGCGGTTTGGAACAGCTCTATTATTTTCAAGTAGATAATGTTCTGCTAAAAATATGTGATCCTGTTTTTGTCGGTTACCATACAAAAGCGAATTCTGATATGTCTTGCAAGATCGTCCAAAAGAAAAACCCGGAAGAAAAAGTGGGTGTTGTGGGGTACTCCAATGAAAAATTAACAGTTATAGAATATAGTGATCTCCCCAAAGAGTTAAAGTTTGCCAGGAATGAAGACGGCTCATTAATATATGGGGCAGGAAATATTGCTGTTCATATGCTGGCGCATTCATTTATCGAAAAACTTACTAACGGCTCTCTTTCGCTTCCCTTTCACCTGGCTCATAAAAAAATTCCTTACCTAAATGAATCGGGAGAAAAGATAAACCCGGATGAGCCCAATGGTTATAAGTTCGAAACTTTCATATTTGATGCATTACAGTATGCAGCCAATCCGGTTGTTATGGAAGTAAATCGAAAAGAAGAATTTAGCCCGGTAAAAAATACCAATGGAGACAATTCGAAACTTACAGCAAATCAAGCTATGTGTAATTTATTTGGCTCCTGGTTCGAAAAAGCCGGGTTTGATGTTCCGCGTGATACGGCAACAGGGAATGTCCTTGGGAAAGTAGAAATTTCTCCTTTATATGCTTTAGATGAAAACGAATTTGTCAATAAAGCACACTCAGAACTGCAATATAATGATGGACTTTATTTAGGCTAA
- the lon gene encoding endopeptidase La, with the protein MSGQNEQTEATIGIEDIPDIKDEKEIERLEIPTRIPILPMRDTVIYPFMVSPLFVARPKSIKLIDKVLLGNRLLGLVAQKDGDIEEPKPDDINKVGTVATVLKMLKFPDNSIRILVQGLSRMQVINWEQTEPYLEATIKSVEDYFEKGLELDALTKNITIQFQKIVNVVPNLPDELQIAVMNISHPGKLCDLIASNLNLSLSEKQSILEILDVKRRLEKLTVFMNRELEVLEVGSKIQNEVQSELGKNQREYYLRQQLEAIQKELGEQDERTVEINELREKIEQAKMSEEANKVALRELDRLAKMPPGAAEYTVSRTYLDWLITLPWSVATKDNLNIKRAKTILDKDHYDLEKVKDRILEYLAVRTLKPDMKGPILCLVGPPGVGKTSLGRSIARALSRKFVRISLGGVRDEAEVRGHRRTYIGALPGRIIQGIRQAESNNPVFMLDEIDKLGMDFRGDPSSSLLEVLDPEQNHTFSDHYLETTFDLSKVMFIATANLLDPIPSPLRDRMEVLELPGYTEEEKVQIAKTYIIPKQLEAHGLNSKQLKFDKNAVLKIIQGYTREAGLRNLERVVANICRRVARGIVEKQIASRKVTSKSLQEYLGAPKFIFETAQRLGEPGVATGLAWTPAGGDILFIEATKMKGTTGLILTGQLGDVMKESARAALSYIRANADKLDIDIEFFMDYEIHIHIPAGAIPKDGPSAGITIATALLSLVKNIPVRSDLAMTGELTLRGKVLAIGGLKEKVLAAKRAGIKKILMPERNRRDFDEIPENVKKAMDFHYVDSLDDVFNLAFETKPAKNSKRTKVVPIAESIEEN; encoded by the coding sequence ATGTCCGGACAAAATGAACAAACAGAGGCAACTATTGGAATCGAGGATATCCCAGACATTAAAGATGAAAAAGAAATAGAACGTTTAGAAATCCCAACCAGAATTCCAATTTTACCCATGCGCGACACCGTAATCTATCCGTTTATGGTGTCACCGTTGTTTGTCGCTCGCCCAAAATCAATCAAACTAATCGATAAGGTTCTTCTTGGAAACAGATTGCTGGGCCTTGTTGCTCAAAAAGATGGAGATATTGAAGAACCCAAACCCGATGATATTAATAAAGTTGGGACTGTCGCAACAGTGCTAAAAATGTTGAAATTTCCGGATAACAGTATTCGGATTCTTGTCCAGGGTTTATCCCGGATGCAGGTCATAAATTGGGAGCAAACAGAACCATACTTGGAAGCAACGATCAAGTCAGTTGAAGATTATTTTGAAAAAGGACTTGAGCTGGATGCTTTAACCAAAAATATAACGATACAATTTCAAAAGATCGTCAATGTAGTGCCAAATCTTCCGGATGAGCTGCAGATTGCAGTTATGAATATTTCCCACCCTGGCAAGCTATGTGATTTAATTGCGAGCAATCTAAACCTCTCACTTTCTGAAAAACAATCTATTTTGGAAATATTAGATGTAAAAAGACGCCTGGAAAAGCTTACAGTTTTTATGAACCGAGAGCTTGAAGTATTAGAGGTAGGCAGCAAAATCCAAAACGAAGTTCAATCGGAGCTTGGAAAAAATCAACGTGAGTATTATTTACGGCAGCAGCTGGAAGCAATTCAGAAGGAACTTGGCGAACAGGATGAGCGAACCGTCGAAATTAATGAATTAAGGGAAAAGATTGAGCAAGCCAAGATGTCAGAGGAAGCCAATAAAGTTGCGCTTCGGGAGTTGGATCGACTCGCAAAAATGCCCCCCGGAGCGGCTGAATATACAGTTAGCCGCACTTACCTGGATTGGCTGATTACTTTACCCTGGTCAGTTGCCACGAAAGATAATCTTAACATAAAAAGAGCCAAAACCATTTTGGATAAAGATCATTACGATCTGGAAAAAGTTAAAGACCGAATTTTAGAATATTTAGCAGTGCGAACATTAAAACCTGATATGAAGGGTCCCATTCTTTGTCTAGTCGGTCCACCGGGAGTTGGGAAAACTTCTTTGGGACGCTCTATTGCCCGAGCTCTTAGCCGCAAATTCGTTCGTATTTCCCTGGGTGGGGTTAGGGATGAAGCTGAAGTTCGTGGGCACAGAAGAACCTACATCGGGGCGCTTCCAGGTCGAATCATCCAAGGGATTCGTCAAGCAGAATCGAATAACCCGGTATTTATGCTTGATGAAATCGATAAGCTGGGAATGGATTTTCGTGGTGATCCGTCTTCTTCATTGTTGGAGGTTTTAGACCCCGAACAAAATCATACTTTTTCAGACCATTATTTGGAAACCACCTTTGATTTAAGCAAAGTTATGTTTATTGCAACAGCAAATTTACTCGACCCGATTCCATCCCCTCTTCGTGATAGAATGGAGGTTCTCGAATTGCCGGGTTACACGGAAGAAGAAAAAGTTCAAATTGCCAAAACTTATATCATTCCGAAGCAATTAGAAGCCCATGGACTAAATTCAAAGCAACTAAAATTTGATAAAAATGCAGTTCTAAAGATTATTCAAGGATATACCCGGGAAGCAGGATTAAGGAACCTGGAAAGAGTAGTTGCTAATATTTGTAGAAGAGTAGCTCGTGGTATTGTAGAAAAACAAATCGCAAGTAGAAAAGTTACATCTAAAAGCCTGCAAGAATACCTTGGCGCGCCAAAGTTTATTTTTGAAACGGCCCAAAGACTCGGAGAACCCGGGGTTGCTACCGGACTGGCATGGACTCCGGCCGGCGGCGATATATTATTCATTGAAGCAACCAAAATGAAGGGTACAACAGGTCTCATCTTAACAGGCCAACTTGGCGATGTAATGAAAGAATCTGCCCGGGCAGCACTATCCTATATTCGGGCTAATGCCGATAAATTAGATATTGATATTGAATTCTTTATGGATTACGAAATTCATATTCATATTCCTGCCGGTGCAATTCCAAAAGATGGACCATCGGCAGGTATTACAATTGCTACTGCGCTTCTTTCATTGGTCAAAAATATTCCGGTTCGAAGTGATCTGGCAATGACAGGCGAACTCACATTACGCGGGAAAGTGCTTGCAATTGGAGGATTAAAGGAAAAAGTATTGGCAGCAAAAAGAGCAGGAATTAAAAAAATTCTAATGCCGGAAAGAAATAGAAGAGATTTTGATGAAATTCCGGAAAACGTAAAAAAAGCTATGGATTTTCACTATGTTGATTCCTTGGATGATGTGTTCAATCTTGCTTTTGAAACAAAACCGGCTAAAAACAGCAAAAGAACAAAAGTTGTTCCCATTGCTGAAAGCATTGAAGAAAACTAA
- a CDS encoding Hsp20/alpha crystallin family protein — protein sequence MPFKDHDLNQALNNLREMEKEVEELLKDFFLSKNQTLMVSENGWTPHLDMYETSNAFIVKVELSGVNKNDVKVQLTRRILIISGIRFDKPGEDRKHFNIAEIAYGKFIRKVELPAEVDENKIVAQYEDGYLKISISKAQKDKSSHVIIPITDE from the coding sequence ATGCCTTTTAAGGATCACGATCTAAATCAAGCTCTTAACAATTTGCGTGAAATGGAGAAAGAAGTAGAAGAGCTTCTTAAGGATTTCTTTTTATCTAAGAACCAGACCCTTATGGTTTCCGAGAACGGCTGGACCCCGCATCTAGATATGTATGAAACATCTAATGCTTTTATCGTTAAAGTTGAATTATCAGGAGTCAATAAAAATGATGTAAAGGTTCAATTGACTCGGCGCATATTGATTATTAGTGGTATACGATTCGATAAGCCGGGTGAGGACAGAAAACATTTCAATATTGCAGAAATTGCTTACGGTAAATTTATAAGAAAAGTTGAACTACCAGCAGAGGTGGATGAAAACAAAATCGTAGCTCAATATGAGGATGGTTATCTGAAAATTTCCATATCCAAAGCACAAAAAGATAAATCTAGCCATGTTATTATACCCATTACAGATGAATAA
- a CDS encoding TraR/DksA family transcriptional regulator: MTKKQIEILKKLLLERQQEILQELGASNDDIDKLQRENSADWVDRVNLDDAVNSLMAKESGLAEEIEEIIEALQNIEKDGYGICNECNQEIAFERLEAVPTAKLCVACKIKKEKLQTRTLNQRGPTSIPSEMFEFDE, encoded by the coding sequence ATGACAAAGAAACAAATAGAAATTCTAAAAAAATTATTGTTAGAAAGACAGCAGGAAATTCTCCAGGAATTAGGGGCTAGTAATGATGACATTGATAAATTACAAAGGGAAAATTCTGCTGATTGGGTGGATAGAGTTAACCTGGATGATGCAGTCAATAGTTTAATGGCAAAGGAAAGTGGCTTAGCTGAAGAGATTGAAGAGATTATTGAGGCACTTCAAAATATTGAAAAAGATGGATATGGCATTTGTAATGAATGCAACCAAGAAATCGCCTTTGAGAGACTTGAAGCGGTTCCCACTGCTAAATTATGCGTTGCTTGCAAAATCAAAAAAGAAAAATTACAAACTCGGACTCTTAATCAAAGAGGTCCGACTTCAATTCCATCTGAGATGTTCGAGTTTGATGAGTAA
- a CDS encoding P-loop NTPase, producing the protein MSEDVFLKIQGAQVGPVTQNELGTMIKERKLTPEDFIWDQDSQEWLPTIESHLIREYFLYPDDLDRIIIAIGGAKGGVGKTFLTISLGVLLASAGNKVILVDADLGGANLHTLMGIDRPQLTFYDFYTRKKENLQDIVLSTEIENLSIISGACGTLGLANPKYSQKIRFITELKKLNADYILLDLGAGSSYNEIDFFLAANKGLIVSTPEPASIQEAFFFLKKALIRKLAHIFRNQEQISSLFDLDKGTWNHPNANSIKGLYKEVENVDVEAASVFRGVLGKVQPLLILNMVMNSNEYKEGTSLQTAVGELLSLDLDFLGSIPFDKKVHEASMLQKPFVIHDPTSKVSKQLGIIATEKIEKIAKLQGYFDRKRIKKFLKMLELPESNKTNDLIICSYRCSYWGDCEYQNGGYPCSIRNLEVLLQSET; encoded by the coding sequence ATGTCAGAAGATGTTTTCTTGAAAATTCAAGGCGCCCAGGTTGGTCCAGTTACACAAAATGAATTGGGGACAATGATAAAAGAAAGAAAATTAACACCCGAGGATTTTATTTGGGACCAGGATTCCCAGGAATGGTTGCCAACTATCGAATCACATTTGATCCGAGAATATTTTTTATATCCTGATGATCTTGATCGTATTATTATAGCGATTGGTGGAGCTAAGGGGGGCGTTGGGAAAACTTTTTTAACTATATCTTTGGGCGTTTTACTGGCGTCGGCAGGGAATAAGGTTATCCTGGTTGATGCGGATCTTGGTGGGGCAAATTTACATACATTGATGGGGATCGATCGTCCTCAGTTAACATTTTATGATTTTTATACCCGTAAAAAAGAAAACCTGCAAGATATCGTTTTATCGACTGAGATTGAGAATCTTTCTATTATCTCGGGAGCTTGCGGAACTCTCGGGTTGGCTAATCCAAAATATTCTCAAAAAATAAGATTTATTACTGAATTAAAGAAATTGAATGCAGATTACATCTTATTGGATCTCGGGGCAGGCTCATCGTACAACGAAATTGATTTTTTCCTTGCCGCAAATAAAGGATTGATTGTTTCCACTCCCGAACCTGCATCGATTCAAGAGGCTTTCTTTTTTCTGAAAAAAGCTTTGATACGAAAATTAGCTCATATCTTTAGAAACCAGGAACAAATATCGTCATTGTTTGACCTGGATAAAGGAACATGGAATCATCCCAATGCAAATTCAATTAAAGGTTTGTATAAAGAAGTCGAAAATGTTGATGTTGAAGCAGCAAGTGTGTTTCGAGGAGTTCTTGGAAAAGTTCAACCTTTATTAATATTGAACATGGTGATGAATTCAAACGAGTATAAGGAAGGGACTTCTTTGCAAACAGCTGTTGGTGAGTTATTATCTTTAGATCTGGATTTTTTGGGAAGCATTCCGTTTGATAAAAAAGTACATGAAGCATCTATGCTGCAAAAACCATTTGTAATTCATGATCCAACTTCAAAAGTATCAAAGCAATTAGGCATCATTGCAACTGAAAAAATAGAAAAAATAGCCAAACTACAAGGATATTTTGACCGAAAAAGAATAAAGAAGTTTTTGAAGATGTTAGAATTACCTGAATCCAACAAAACAAATGATTTAATTATTTGTTCTTATAGATGCAGTTATTGGGGAGACTGTGAATACCAGAATGGTGGCTATCCATGTAGCATTCGAAATTTAGAGGTGCTTCTTCAAAGTGAAACTTAA